The DNA region ATAAGCTTCAGCGTGGCGCGGTCGAACGCCTGGCGGATCTGGTGCGTGCGGTCGTGGCTGATATCGTCCAGCAGCGTGTTGACCGCGTGCGAGACCATCTCCGCGCTTTGATCCCCCAGCCACTCGGTGGGCAGCACCATCGCCTTGCGCGGGTGCTCGGTTTTGAGCCAGTGGACAATCCGAACGGCGATAAAGTCCCGCGTGCTGTCCCGCTGAATCAGGGTGATCAGCCGGTTGATGATGGCGTCCAGCAGCACCTGATGGCGGTTGTTTTTGGTCATGCTCTCCAGCATTACGGCGCTGGTTTCGGTGAAATCGACCTTGTCGATGGCCTTATGCACCGCGCGCTTGAGCAGGCGCTGAATGCGTCCGTCGTCAGTGAGTTCGAGAAAGCCGCTCATCACCTGCACCAGATGCAGGCCAACGCGCTCGGCGTTGTCGGGCTTGCTGAACCAGGCGCCGATCATGTGCGCGGGTTCATAGCGGCGGATTAACGCTACCAGCGACTGGGTATCGAGAAACTTCTCCTGCACGAACTGGCCGAGATTGTCGCCGATCCGGTCTTTGTTGCGCGGAATGATTGCCGTATGGCGCGAGATAAACGGAATCGGCACCCGGCGGAACAGCGCGACGACGGCGAACCAGTCCGCCAGCGCGCCGACCATCGCCGCCTCGGCAATGGCCTTCACGCCGCGCACCCAGAAGGTCTGCGGCAGGAACAGGGTGGTGATAAAGGCCGCGGCGGCAATCAGCAGCAGCGATAGCGCAAGAAGCTTGGCGCGTTTGAGTTCAGCTATTTTTTCCATGAGGTAAGGATAGAGGGAAGTGCACGAAAAGTGCAAAGGTGGTTTAAGACCGGGAAAAACTGACATGCGCGTCGCACTATTTATTATCGAAAAAATATATGGGTTTAATTTATTCATTATTATCTTTTCTAAATTTTTTTGTGCTTATGCAGCCTTGGCGGTCAGTTTTGTGATGGCTGCTGTTACTTTAAAACCATTGTATTTATAAAATAAGTGATTGTTCAGGTAAAGGAGCACATTAAATGACATGGGAAGATATGATTTATGATTCAGGTGACACAAGACTGGTGGTGCGATAATGAAATATATCATTGCGCTATTATTATGCTTTCCGTTGGCTTTATTTGCCAAAAGTTACACTCCTGAGCAACTTTTGCAGATGATAAACGAGACAGGTGCCAGGCATGTTGTTGCACAATTATATGCTAATGACAGCAATGAGTCGGAATGGT from Enterobacter chengduensis includes:
- a CDS encoding DUF445 domain-containing protein — translated: MEKIAELKRAKLLALSLLLIAAAAFITTLFLPQTFWVRGVKAIAEAAMVGALADWFAVVALFRRVPIPFISRHTAIIPRNKDRIGDNLGQFVQEKFLDTQSLVALIRRYEPAHMIGAWFSKPDNAERVGLHLVQVMSGFLELTDDGRIQRLLKRAVHKAIDKVDFTETSAVMLESMTKNNRHQVLLDAIINRLITLIQRDSTRDFIAVRIVHWLKTEHPRKAMVLPTEWLGDQSAEMVSHAVNTLLDDISHDRTHQIRQAFDRATLKLIDSLKNDPDMAAKADNIKHYLKNDEAFNRYLGEMWADLRQWLKADMQSEDSRVKQRIANAGLWFGETLTNDASLRASLNEHLEQAAHRVAPDFAAFLTRHISDTVKSWDAKDMSRQIELNIGKDLQFIRVNGTLVGGTIGLILFLLSQLPAVLGH